The following proteins come from a genomic window of Ammospiza nelsoni isolate bAmmNel1 chromosome 6, bAmmNel1.pri, whole genome shotgun sequence:
- the RBM25 gene encoding RNA-binding protein 25 isoform X1, with protein MSFPPHLNRPPMGIPTLPPGIPPPQFPGFPPPVPPGTPMIPVPMGIMAPAPTVLVPTTVSMVGKHLGVRKDHPGLKNKENDENCGPTTTVFVGNISEKASDMLIRQLLAKCGLVLSWKRVQGASGKLQAFGFCEYKEPDSTLRALRLLHDLQIGEKKLLVKVDAKTKAQLDEWKAKKKASNGNSRPETTNDDDEALDEETKRRDQIIKGAIEVLIREYSSELNAPSQESDSHPRKKKKEKKEDIFRRFPVAPLIPYPLITKEDINAIEMEEDKRDLISREISKFRDTHKKLEEEKGKKEKERQEIEKERRERERERERERERREREREREREREKEKERERERERDRDRDRTKDRDRDRERDRDRDRDRERSSDRKDRSRSREKSRDREREREREREREREREREREREREREREREREREKDKKRDREEDEEDAYERRKLERKLREKEAAYQERLKNWEIRERKKSREYEKEAEREEERRREMAKEAKRLKEFLEDYDDDRDDPKYYRGSALQKRLRDREKEMEADERDRKREKEELEEIRQRLLAEGHPDPDAELQRMEQEAERRRQPQIKQEPESEEEEEDKAEKEEKREEPEEEEEEPEQKPCLKPTLRPISSAPSVSSASGNATPNTPGDESPCGIIIPHENSPEQQQLEEHRPKIGLSLKLGACNSPNQPNAVKRKKLAVDSVFNKFDDEDSDDVPRKRKLVPLDYGEEDKSSIKGSVNTEEKRKHIKSLIEKIPTAKPELFAYPLDWSIVDSTLMERRIRPWINKKIIEYIGEEEATLVDFVCSKVMAHSSPQSILDDVAMVLDEEAEVFIVKMWRLLIYETEAKKIGLVK; from the exons GTGTTAGTTCCTACCACAGTGTCTATGGTTGGAAAACACTTGGGAGTCAGAAAAGATCATCCCGGCttgaagaacaaagaaaatgatGAAAACTGTGGTCCCACTACTACTGTTTTTGTAGGCAACATTTCAGAGAAGGCCTCAGACATGCTCATACGGCAGCTTCTAGCA AaatgtggtttggttttgagttggaagagaGTGCAAGGAGCATCTGGAAAACTTCAAG CCTTTGGATTTTGTGAGTACAAAGAGCCAGATTCTACCCTACGAGCACTGAGACTACTCCATGACCTCCAGATTGGAGAGAAGAAGCTGCTGGTCAAAGTTGATGCAAAGACAAAGGCTCAGCTAGATGaatggaaagcaaagaaaaaggcatCTAATGGG AACTCCAGACCAGAGACAAcaaatgatgatgatgaagcaCTGGATGAGGAAACAAAGAGAAGAGATCAGATAATTAAAGGGGCCATTGAAGTCTTAATACGAGAATATTCCAGCGAGCTCAATGCCCCCTCCCAGGAATCTGACTCTCAccccaggaagaagaaaaaggaaaagaaggaggaC ATTTTCCGCAGATTTCCAGTGGCCCCACTGATACCTTATCCACTCATCACCAAG GAGGATATAAATGCTATAGAAATGGAGGAAGACAAAAGAGACCTGATATCAAGAGAGATCAGTAAATTCAGAGACACACACAAG AaactggaggaggaaaaaggcaaaaaggagaaagaaagacaggaaattgaaaaagaacgcagagaaagagaaagggaacGGGAGCGTGAACGAGAAAGGAGGGAGCGTGAAAGAGAGAGGGAACGTGAAcgagagaaggagaaggaacgGGAGCGTGAACGGGAGCGAGATAGGGACCGTGACCGAACTAAGGACCGAGACAGAGACCGCGAACGAGACAGAGACCGGGACAGAGATCGTGAAAGGAGTTCAGATCGCAAGGATCGGAGCAGATCAAG agaaaaaagcagagaCAGGGAAAGAGAACGAGAACGTGAGAGGGAAAGAGAACGAGAACGCGAGAGGGAACGGGAAAGAGAACGGGAGCGGGAAAGAGAGcgggaaagagagagagaaaaggataaGAAGAGAGACcgagaagaagatgaagaagatgCCTACGAACGACGAAAACTGGAGAGGAAACTGCGTGAAAAGGAAGCTGCATATCAAGAG CGTCTTAAAAACTGGGAAATCAGAGAACGAAAAAAAAGTCGAGAATATGAAAAAGAGGCtgagagggaagaagaaagaagacgGGAAATG GCAAAAGAAGCCAAACGGTTGAAAGAATTCTTAGAAGATTATGATGATGACAGAGATGATCCAAAATACTACAG GGGTAGTGCTCTTCAGAAGAGGCTAAGAGacagggaaaaggagatggaagCAGATGAACGAgataggaaaagggaaaaggaagaattaGAAGAAATTAGGCAGCGTCTTCTGGCTGAAGGACATCCAGATCCAGATGCGGAACTCCAGAGG atggagcaggaggctgagcGGCGTAGGCAGCCACAAATAAAACAAGAGCCAGAatctgaggaggaagaggaagacaaggcagaaaaagaagaaaaacgagaagagccagaggaagaggaggaggagcctGAACAAAAGCCCTGCCTTAAACCAACTTTACGACctatcagttctgctccatctGTCTCTTCAGCTAGTGGAAATGCAACTCCTAACACACCTGGTGATGAATCTCCCTGTGGCATTATTATCCCTCATGAAAATTCACCTGAACAACAGCAACTGGAGGAGCATCGGCCCAAAATTGGACTCAGCCTCAAATTGG GTGCCTGCAACAGTCCTAATCAGCCCAATGCTGTAAAAAGGAAGAAACTTGCTGTGGATAGTGTTTTCAATAAATTTGATGATGAAGACAGTGACGATGTGCCCCGAAAAAGGAAACTTGTTCCCCTGGATTATGGAGAAGAAGATAAAAGCAGTATCAAAGGCAGTGTCAATACAGAAGAAAAGCGCAAGCACATTAAGAGTCTCATTGAGAAGATACCCACAGCAAAACCAGAGCTCTTTGCTTATCCTCTTGACTGGTCGATTGTGGATTCA acgCTAATGGAACGTCGAATCAGACCATGgattaataagaaaataatagaatatATTGGTGAAGAAGAAGCCACACTAGTTGACTTTGTTTGCTCTAAg GTTATGGCTCATAGCTCACCTCAGAGCATACTGGATGATGTTGCCATG GTACTAGATGAAGAAGCTGAAGTTTTCATAGTCAAAATGTGGAGGTTGTTGATATACGAGACAGAAGCAAAGAAGATTGGCCTAGTGAAATAA
- the RBM25 gene encoding RNA-binding protein 25 isoform X2 produces MSFPPHLNRPPMGIPTLPPGIPPPQFPGFPPPVPPGTPMIPVPMGIMAPAPTVLVPTTVSMVGKHLGVRKDHPGLKNKENDENCGPTTTVFVGNISEKASDMLIRQLLAKCGLVLSWKRVQGASGKLQAFGFCEYKEPDSTLRALRLLHDLQIGEKKLLVKVDAKTKAQLDEWKAKKKASNGNSRPETTNDDDEALDEETKRRDQIIKGAIEVLIREYSSELNAPSQESDSHPRKKKKEKKEDEDINAIEMEEDKRDLISREISKFRDTHKKLEEEKGKKEKERQEIEKERRERERERERERERREREREREREREKEKERERERERDRDRDRTKDRDRDRERDRDRDRDRERSSDRKDRSRSREKSRDREREREREREREREREREREREREREREREREREKDKKRDREEDEEDAYERRKLERKLREKEAAYQERLKNWEIRERKKSREYEKEAEREEERRREMAKEAKRLKEFLEDYDDDRDDPKYYRGSALQKRLRDREKEMEADERDRKREKEELEEIRQRLLAEGHPDPDAELQRMEQEAERRRQPQIKQEPESEEEEEDKAEKEEKREEPEEEEEEPEQKPCLKPTLRPISSAPSVSSASGNATPNTPGDESPCGIIIPHENSPEQQQLEEHRPKIGLSLKLGACNSPNQPNAVKRKKLAVDSVFNKFDDEDSDDVPRKRKLVPLDYGEEDKSSIKGSVNTEEKRKHIKSLIEKIPTAKPELFAYPLDWSIVDSTLMERRIRPWINKKIIEYIGEEEATLVDFVCSKVMAHSSPQSILDDVAMVLDEEAEVFIVKMWRLLIYETEAKKIGLVK; encoded by the exons GTGTTAGTTCCTACCACAGTGTCTATGGTTGGAAAACACTTGGGAGTCAGAAAAGATCATCCCGGCttgaagaacaaagaaaatgatGAAAACTGTGGTCCCACTACTACTGTTTTTGTAGGCAACATTTCAGAGAAGGCCTCAGACATGCTCATACGGCAGCTTCTAGCA AaatgtggtttggttttgagttggaagagaGTGCAAGGAGCATCTGGAAAACTTCAAG CCTTTGGATTTTGTGAGTACAAAGAGCCAGATTCTACCCTACGAGCACTGAGACTACTCCATGACCTCCAGATTGGAGAGAAGAAGCTGCTGGTCAAAGTTGATGCAAAGACAAAGGCTCAGCTAGATGaatggaaagcaaagaaaaaggcatCTAATGGG AACTCCAGACCAGAGACAAcaaatgatgatgatgaagcaCTGGATGAGGAAACAAAGAGAAGAGATCAGATAATTAAAGGGGCCATTGAAGTCTTAATACGAGAATATTCCAGCGAGCTCAATGCCCCCTCCCAGGAATCTGACTCTCAccccaggaagaagaaaaaggaaaagaaggaggaC GAGGATATAAATGCTATAGAAATGGAGGAAGACAAAAGAGACCTGATATCAAGAGAGATCAGTAAATTCAGAGACACACACAAG AaactggaggaggaaaaaggcaaaaaggagaaagaaagacaggaaattgaaaaagaacgcagagaaagagaaagggaacGGGAGCGTGAACGAGAAAGGAGGGAGCGTGAAAGAGAGAGGGAACGTGAAcgagagaaggagaaggaacgGGAGCGTGAACGGGAGCGAGATAGGGACCGTGACCGAACTAAGGACCGAGACAGAGACCGCGAACGAGACAGAGACCGGGACAGAGATCGTGAAAGGAGTTCAGATCGCAAGGATCGGAGCAGATCAAG agaaaaaagcagagaCAGGGAAAGAGAACGAGAACGTGAGAGGGAAAGAGAACGAGAACGCGAGAGGGAACGGGAAAGAGAACGGGAGCGGGAAAGAGAGcgggaaagagagagagaaaaggataaGAAGAGAGACcgagaagaagatgaagaagatgCCTACGAACGACGAAAACTGGAGAGGAAACTGCGTGAAAAGGAAGCTGCATATCAAGAG CGTCTTAAAAACTGGGAAATCAGAGAACGAAAAAAAAGTCGAGAATATGAAAAAGAGGCtgagagggaagaagaaagaagacgGGAAATG GCAAAAGAAGCCAAACGGTTGAAAGAATTCTTAGAAGATTATGATGATGACAGAGATGATCCAAAATACTACAG GGGTAGTGCTCTTCAGAAGAGGCTAAGAGacagggaaaaggagatggaagCAGATGAACGAgataggaaaagggaaaaggaagaattaGAAGAAATTAGGCAGCGTCTTCTGGCTGAAGGACATCCAGATCCAGATGCGGAACTCCAGAGG atggagcaggaggctgagcGGCGTAGGCAGCCACAAATAAAACAAGAGCCAGAatctgaggaggaagaggaagacaaggcagaaaaagaagaaaaacgagaagagccagaggaagaggaggaggagcctGAACAAAAGCCCTGCCTTAAACCAACTTTACGACctatcagttctgctccatctGTCTCTTCAGCTAGTGGAAATGCAACTCCTAACACACCTGGTGATGAATCTCCCTGTGGCATTATTATCCCTCATGAAAATTCACCTGAACAACAGCAACTGGAGGAGCATCGGCCCAAAATTGGACTCAGCCTCAAATTGG GTGCCTGCAACAGTCCTAATCAGCCCAATGCTGTAAAAAGGAAGAAACTTGCTGTGGATAGTGTTTTCAATAAATTTGATGATGAAGACAGTGACGATGTGCCCCGAAAAAGGAAACTTGTTCCCCTGGATTATGGAGAAGAAGATAAAAGCAGTATCAAAGGCAGTGTCAATACAGAAGAAAAGCGCAAGCACATTAAGAGTCTCATTGAGAAGATACCCACAGCAAAACCAGAGCTCTTTGCTTATCCTCTTGACTGGTCGATTGTGGATTCA acgCTAATGGAACGTCGAATCAGACCATGgattaataagaaaataatagaatatATTGGTGAAGAAGAAGCCACACTAGTTGACTTTGTTTGCTCTAAg GTTATGGCTCATAGCTCACCTCAGAGCATACTGGATGATGTTGCCATG GTACTAGATGAAGAAGCTGAAGTTTTCATAGTCAAAATGTGGAGGTTGTTGATATACGAGACAGAAGCAAAGAAGATTGGCCTAGTGAAATAA